One window of the Candidatus Izemoplasmatales bacterium genome contains the following:
- the ligA gene encoding NAD-dependent DNA ligase LigA — translation MDVNSRIKELRTAIERANYEYYALDAPSLTDAEFDALMNELIELERLHPELATPDSPTRRVGSGMVERFEKVVHPSPMLSLSNVYDENELRDFDARVRKEVPEYTYVAELKIDGLSISLIYENGSLVRAATRGDGTIGEDVTANVRTIRSIPLTIPHRGRLEVRGEVFMDDAAFEAVNREKATLGEEPFKNLRNAAAGSLRLLDSTAVARRRLDAYIYYMMDRTLAPTHFEALSLLKRLGFKTNPESRLCHDINDVVAYVAKVEALRRSLPYDTDGVVVKVNEFALYEKIGYTAKSPRWATAYKYPPEEVVTVLNAITFQIGRTGVVTPVAELTPVVVSGSLVSRATLHNEDYCKNLDIRVGDRVVVRKAGEVIPAVVRVVPERRDGTEIPFAMATSCPVCGGPLLRAEGEAEYFCINPDCDAKKINGLIHFASRDAYDVDGLGEKVVTDFYNDGFLRSIPDIFRLKDHAQELILKEGFGEKSIMSLLDAIEASKRNNLDRLLFGLGIRLVGQKTAKTVCERYPAMDRIATLSIDDLLKVQDVGETTAAAIVEWFAVPENARMIDELESLGLNMTYVSDRVAATTPFTDKTVVITGTLSGWSRSEAEALVERYGGRVAGSVSKKTDLIVAGTDAGSKLTKGRELGVRIVDEEGFRALLAEIEQQ, via the coding sequence ATGGACGTCAACTCCCGGATCAAGGAACTCAGAACCGCCATCGAGCGCGCCAATTACGAGTACTATGCGCTCGATGCCCCCTCCCTCACCGACGCCGAATTCGACGCCTTGATGAACGAGCTGATCGAACTGGAACGACTCCATCCCGAACTGGCGACGCCCGACTCGCCGACGCGGCGCGTCGGCTCCGGCATGGTCGAGCGGTTCGAGAAGGTCGTCCACCCGTCGCCGATGCTTTCCCTGTCGAACGTATACGACGAGAACGAACTGCGGGACTTCGACGCCCGCGTCCGGAAGGAAGTTCCGGAGTACACCTACGTCGCCGAACTCAAGATCGACGGTCTGTCGATCTCGCTGATCTACGAAAACGGCAGCCTCGTGCGCGCCGCCACCCGAGGCGACGGCACGATCGGCGAGGACGTCACCGCGAACGTCCGCACGATCCGCTCGATTCCGCTCACCATCCCCCATCGGGGACGCCTCGAGGTGCGCGGCGAGGTCTTCATGGACGATGCCGCCTTCGAAGCCGTGAACCGCGAGAAGGCGACCCTCGGCGAGGAACCCTTCAAGAACCTCCGCAACGCCGCCGCCGGCTCGCTCCGACTGCTCGATTCCACCGCCGTCGCCCGCCGCCGGCTCGACGCCTACATCTACTACATGATGGACCGCACCCTCGCTCCGACCCATTTCGAGGCGCTTTCGCTGCTCAAGCGGCTCGGCTTCAAGACCAATCCGGAGTCACGCCTCTGCCACGACATCAACGATGTCGTCGCCTACGTGGCGAAGGTCGAGGCGCTCCGCCGCTCGCTTCCGTACGACACCGACGGCGTCGTCGTCAAGGTGAACGAGTTCGCGCTCTACGAGAAGATCGGCTACACCGCGAAGTCGCCGCGTTGGGCGACCGCGTACAAGTATCCCCCCGAAGAGGTCGTCACCGTCCTGAACGCGATCACCTTCCAGATCGGGCGGACCGGCGTCGTCACGCCGGTCGCCGAACTCACTCCCGTCGTCGTCTCGGGATCGCTCGTGTCGCGGGCGACCCTTCACAACGAGGATTACTGCAAGAACCTCGACATCCGCGTCGGCGACCGCGTCGTGGTCCGCAAGGCCGGAGAAGTCATCCCGGCCGTCGTACGGGTCGTCCCGGAACGCCGCGACGGCACCGAAATCCCGTTCGCGATGGCGACGTCGTGTCCCGTCTGCGGCGGACCGCTCCTGCGCGCCGAAGGCGAAGCCGAGTATTTCTGCATCAATCCGGACTGCGACGCGAAGAAGATCAACGGCCTGATCCATTTCGCCTCGCGCGACGCCTACGACGTCGACGGGCTCGGCGAGAAGGTCGTCACCGACTTCTACAACGACGGGTTCCTCCGTTCGATCCCGGACATCTTCCGCCTGAAGGACCATGCCCAGGAACTGATTCTGAAGGAAGGCTTCGGCGAAAAGTCGATCATGTCCCTCCTCGACGCGATCGAGGCGTCGAAGCGGAACAACCTCGACCGGCTTCTCTTCGGTCTTGGGATCAGACTCGTCGGTCAGAAGACGGCGAAGACCGTCTGCGAACGGTATCCCGCGATGGATCGGATCGCGACGCTCTCGATCGACGACCTCCTCAAGGTCCAGGACGTCGGCGAAACGACCGCGGCCGCGATCGTCGAATGGTTCGCCGTTCCCGAAAACGCCCGGATGATCGACGAACTCGAATCCCTCGGGCTGAACATGACCTACGTGTCCGACCGGGTCGCGGCGACGACGCCCTTCACGGACAAGACCGTCGTCATCACCGGGACGCTTTCCGGATGGTCGCGAAGCGAGGCCGAAGCGCTCGTGGAGCGCTACGGCGGCCGCGTCGCCGGCTCCGTCTCGAAGAAGACCGACCTGATCGTGGCCGGGACGGACGCAGGATCGAAATTGACCAAAGGACGCGAACTCGGCGTCCGCATCGTCGACGAAGAAGGCTTCCGCGCCCTCCTCGCCGAGATCGAACAGCAGTAA
- a CDS encoding UvrD-helicase domain-containing protein codes for MGKGIFDQLNEQQALAVRTVHGPVMAVAGAGSGKTRVLTNRIAYLIDEIGIPANHILAITFTNRAADEMRGRVFRMTDLPLNGIWLSTFHAMGAKILRFDIHHLGYADNFQILDDDDSLVIVKNVMKELDLDPKKFSPKAIAGMIEEAKADPDTIELAQPAWRKVIGEIFERYQKFLKDNDLVDFQDLLVLPLRLFREFPEVLKKYQEWFSYILVDEFQDTNDLQYDLVYLLAKEHRNLFIVGDEDQSIYAFRGANIANIRKFMKDFPEHTKIILNQNYRSVSTILDAANAVIRHNRNRIPKDLFSTLGEGERIVHFKAESDEEEAYWIYNRIRTLVKLGGITYRDFAILYRNNAMSRRFEDVMLKYNVPHKVIGNLSFYKRKEIKDVIAYLRLIVNRGDDYAFSRIYNEPKRGIGETTFEKMKEAAVRADLKLMDLIDDDLSGIVGKAAAEKLKAFRTAIDEIRGDIENRNLLETYDAVLERSGYNAMLSRDALTAEQMLEAERRRENLSEFKTILLEKLKEMGNITNMDKLVQILTELALRAEAEDELADDNFVSLMTMHSAKGLEFKVVFLTCFEQTLFPSSQSLFERADVEEERRLFYVALTRAKERVFITNAQQRLMYGRYQDNPDSEFLAEIDDALIEHQGLSKPKVRSEFGFPKPEPRVTELRPAAAPSYVPTGLRLAIGDKVKHAVFGEGIVVMIDSDKATIAFKAPVGIKILMKDHPSIQKA; via the coding sequence ATGGGCAAGGGCATCTTCGACCAACTGAATGAGCAGCAGGCCCTCGCCGTCAGGACCGTCCACGGTCCCGTCATGGCGGTCGCCGGAGCCGGGTCCGGAAAGACGCGGGTGCTCACCAACCGGATCGCCTATCTGATCGACGAGATCGGGATCCCGGCGAACCACATCCTGGCGATCACGTTCACGAACAGGGCGGCCGACGAAATGCGCGGCCGCGTTTTTCGAATGACGGATCTGCCGCTGAACGGCATCTGGCTTTCCACCTTCCACGCGATGGGCGCGAAGATCCTCCGCTTCGACATCCACCATCTCGGCTACGCGGACAACTTCCAGATCCTCGACGACGACGACTCGCTCGTCATCGTCAAGAACGTGATGAAGGAACTCGACCTCGACCCGAAGAAGTTCTCGCCCAAGGCGATCGCCGGCATGATCGAGGAGGCGAAGGCCGATCCCGACACGATCGAACTCGCCCAGCCCGCCTGGCGCAAGGTGATCGGCGAGATCTTCGAACGCTATCAGAAGTTTCTGAAGGACAACGACCTCGTCGACTTCCAGGACCTGCTCGTGCTGCCTCTCAGACTCTTCCGGGAGTTCCCGGAAGTCTTGAAGAAGTACCAGGAATGGTTCTCCTACATCCTCGTGGACGAATTTCAGGACACGAACGACCTGCAGTACGACCTCGTCTACCTGCTGGCGAAGGAACACCGGAACCTCTTCATCGTCGGCGACGAGGACCAGAGCATCTACGCCTTCCGCGGCGCCAACATCGCCAACATCCGCAAGTTCATGAAGGACTTTCCTGAGCATACGAAGATCATCCTGAACCAGAACTACCGGTCCGTCTCGACGATCCTCGACGCCGCCAACGCCGTCATCAGGCACAACCGGAACCGCATTCCGAAGGATCTCTTCTCGACCCTCGGCGAGGGCGAGCGGATCGTCCACTTCAAGGCGGAGAGCGACGAGGAGGAAGCCTACTGGATCTACAACCGGATCCGCACCCTCGTCAAGCTCGGCGGGATCACCTATCGCGATTTCGCGATCCTCTACCGGAACAACGCGATGAGCCGCCGCTTCGAGGACGTCATGCTCAAGTACAACGTCCCCCACAAGGTCATCGGGAACCTCTCCTTCTACAAGCGCAAGGAGATCAAGGACGTCATCGCCTATCTCCGGCTGATCGTCAACCGAGGCGACGATTACGCCTTTTCCCGCATCTACAACGAACCCAAGCGCGGGATCGGCGAGACCACCTTCGAGAAGATGAAGGAGGCCGCCGTCCGCGCCGACCTGAAGCTGATGGACCTGATCGACGACGACCTTTCCGGCATCGTCGGAAAGGCCGCCGCCGAAAAGCTGAAGGCGTTTCGCACCGCGATCGACGAGATCCGCGGCGACATCGAGAACAGGAACCTGCTCGAGACCTACGACGCCGTCCTCGAACGTTCGGGATACAACGCGATGCTCTCGCGTGATGCGCTCACGGCCGAGCAGATGCTCGAGGCCGAACGCCGGCGCGAAAACCTATCCGAGTTCAAGACCATCCTCCTGGAGAAGCTCAAGGAGATGGGCAACATCACCAACATGGACAAGCTCGTGCAGATTCTGACGGAACTGGCGCTGCGCGCCGAGGCCGAGGACGAGCTCGCCGACGACAACTTCGTGAGCCTGATGACGATGCATTCCGCCAAGGGACTCGAGTTCAAGGTCGTCTTCCTCACCTGCTTCGAACAGACCCTCTTCCCCTCTTCGCAGTCGCTCTTCGAACGCGCCGACGTCGAGGAGGAACGCCGTCTCTTCTACGTCGCCCTCACCCGGGCGAAGGAACGCGTCTTCATCACCAACGCCCAGCAGCGCCTGATGTACGGGCGCTACCAGGACAATCCGGATTCCGAATTCCTCGCGGAGATCGACGACGCCCTGATCGAGCATCAGGGTCTGTCGAAACCGAAGGTGCGGTCCGAATTCGGATTCCCGAAGCCGGAACCGCGCGTCACCGAACTTCGGCCGGCGGCCGCGCCGTCCTATGTCCCGACGGGCCTCCGGCTCGCCATCGGCGACAAGGTGAAGCACGCCGTCTTCGGCGAGGGAATCGTCGTGATGATCGATTCCGACAAGGCGACGATCGCCTTCAAGGCGCCCGTCGGGATCAAGATCCTGATGAAGGACCACCCATCGATCCAGAAAGCGTAG
- a CDS encoding glutamine--tRNA ligase/YqeY domain fusion protein, translated as MISMDMSSNFVKSIIEEDLASGRVKEILTRFPPEPNAYLHIGHARAIITNFELAKMFGGKTNLRFDDTNPVKEDAMFVEAIKGDIEWLGYEPAAVFFGSDYFEETYRRAVRMIKKGLAYVCDLSADEVSAHRGTLTEPGRPSPNRDRSIEENLRLFEEMRAGKYADGEKTLRAKIDMASPNINMRDPVMYRILHVTHHNTGDKWCIYPMYDFAHPLQDAIEGVSHSLCSLEYVDHRPLYDWFVEKAEMEHVPHQYEFGRLNITNTIMSKRYLKQLVEAKVVRGYDDPRMPTLVGLRRRGYTPKAIRNFVLGTGLSRINSTVSSEMLENCLRDDLKAKALRTHAVLNPLKLTIENYPDGMTETFEIPNNGDNPDLGSRTVSFSKHVWIEREDFSENVPDKGWKRLSVGLEVRLMQAYFVKCVGVVKNDAGEIVEVRCTYDPETRSGSGFNARKPNGNIHWVDAATALKATFNLLEPLMVDSDSDRPLFDRLNPHSWNEAKGYVEANLKDVAVETKFQFVRMGYFSVDYDSKPGALVFNRIVELKSSFK; from the coding sequence GTGATTTCAATGGATATGTCATCCAATTTCGTCAAGTCGATCATCGAGGAAGACCTCGCGTCCGGTCGCGTCAAGGAGATCCTGACGCGCTTCCCGCCGGAGCCGAACGCCTACCTTCATATCGGTCACGCCCGCGCCATCATCACCAACTTCGAGCTCGCGAAAATGTTCGGCGGGAAGACCAACCTCCGGTTCGACGACACCAATCCGGTCAAGGAGGACGCGATGTTCGTCGAAGCCATCAAGGGCGACATCGAGTGGCTCGGCTACGAGCCGGCCGCCGTCTTCTTCGGTTCGGACTATTTCGAAGAGACCTACCGCCGCGCGGTACGGATGATCAAGAAGGGCCTCGCCTACGTCTGCGACCTGTCGGCCGACGAGGTCTCCGCTCATCGCGGCACCCTGACGGAGCCGGGTCGTCCTTCCCCCAACCGCGACCGTTCGATCGAGGAGAACCTGCGGCTGTTCGAGGAAATGCGCGCCGGCAAATATGCGGACGGCGAGAAGACGCTCCGCGCCAAGATCGACATGGCTTCCCCCAACATCAACATGCGCGACCCGGTGATGTACCGGATCCTCCACGTCACCCACCACAACACCGGCGACAAGTGGTGCATCTATCCGATGTACGACTTCGCCCATCCGCTCCAGGACGCGATCGAAGGGGTGTCCCATTCGCTCTGTTCGCTCGAATACGTCGACCACCGGCCGCTCTACGACTGGTTCGTCGAGAAGGCGGAGATGGAGCACGTCCCGCACCAGTACGAGTTCGGCCGTCTCAACATCACCAACACGATCATGTCGAAAAGATACCTCAAGCAACTCGTCGAGGCGAAGGTCGTGCGGGGTTACGACGACCCGCGCATGCCGACGCTGGTCGGCCTGCGCCGCCGCGGGTATACTCCGAAAGCGATCCGCAACTTCGTGCTCGGCACCGGGCTCTCCCGGATCAACTCGACGGTCTCCTCGGAGATGCTCGAGAACTGCCTGCGCGACGACCTCAAGGCGAAGGCGCTGCGCACCCATGCGGTCCTGAATCCGCTCAAGCTGACGATCGAGAACTACCCCGACGGGATGACAGAGACCTTCGAGATCCCGAACAACGGCGACAACCCCGACCTCGGATCCCGCACCGTCTCGTTCTCGAAGCACGTCTGGATCGAACGGGAGGACTTTTCGGAGAACGTTCCCGACAAGGGCTGGAAGCGCCTGTCGGTCGGTCTCGAGGTCCGGCTCATGCAGGCCTATTTCGTGAAATGCGTCGGCGTCGTGAAGAACGACGCGGGCGAGATCGTCGAGGTGCGCTGCACCTACGATCCGGAGACCCGCTCCGGATCCGGCTTCAACGCCCGCAAGCCCAACGGCAACATCCACTGGGTCGACGCCGCGACGGCGCTTAAGGCGACGTTCAACCTGCTCGAACCGCTGATGGTCGACTCCGATTCCGACCGGCCGCTCTTCGACCGTCTGAACCCGCATTCGTGGAACGAGGCGAAAGGCTACGTCGAAGCCAACCTGAAGGACGTGGCGGTCGAGACCAAGTTCCAGTTCGTCCGCATGGGATATTTCTCCGTCGACTACGACTCGAAGCCGGGAGCGCTCGTCTTCAACCGCATCGTCGAGTTGAAGTCGAGTTTCAAGTGA